The Brachyhypopomus gauderio isolate BG-103 chromosome 7, BGAUD_0.2, whole genome shotgun sequence genome has a window encoding:
- the otos gene encoding otospiralin → MMKGCLLLCVVLTCFIASHLSGARVIREGVPYDEPPGIPYWPYSTSDFWNYIEYFRSIGAYNHINEMARAFFAHQQIGDTLGYEVAEHQ, encoded by the exons ATGATGAAGGGGTGTTTGCTACTTTGTGTTGTCCTCACATGTTTTATCGCCAGCCATCTCAGTG GTGCAAGAGTCATTCGTGAAGGAG tacCCTACGATGAGCCCCCTGGTATACCCTACTGGCCATACTCCACCTCAGATTTCTGGAACTACATTGAATACTTTCGTAGCATCGGAGCCTATAACCATATCAATGAGATGGCCAGGGCTTTCTTTGCTCACCAGCAGATTGGAGACACCTTAGGCTATGAAGTGGCTGAGCACCAGTAA
- the apodb gene encoding apolipoprotein Db, translated as MSIMKTAIVFLLLLLLTLVSSQTFHWGPCPTPMVQPNFELNKYLGKWYEIEKIPFERGTCFEADYSLRPDKTIKIVNARKVKGKTRTIEGTAVVQDLKEPAKLGVSFSYFTPYSPYWVLSTDYNTVALVYSCTDVLRMFHVDYAWILSRTRSLPAETIYHAKEIFSRDNIAVSKMAPTDQQGCDLGP; from the exons ATGTCCatcatgaagacagccattgtATTTCTCTTGCTCCTTCTACTGACACTGGTGTCATCGCAGACATTCCACTGGGGCCCTTGTCCGACACCAATGGTCCAGCCAAACTTTGAACTGAACAAG TACCTGGGAAAGTGGTATGAAATCGAAAAGATCCCCTTTGAGCGAGGAACATGCTTTGAAGCCGACTATTCTCTAAGACCTGACAAGACCATCAAGATAGTTAATGCTCGGAAAGT TAAAGGAAAGACGAGGACTATTGAGGGCACTGCAGTTGTGCAGGACTTGAAGGAGCCAGCTAAGCTTGGAGTTAGTTTCTCCTACT TCACCCCGTATAGCCCTTACTGGGTCTTGTCCACTGATTATAACACCGTCGCACTGGTTTACTCCTGCACTGATGTTCTCCGGATGTTCCATGTGGACTATGCTTGGATCCTGTCCCGCACCCGCTCCCTGCCCGCCGAGACCATCTACCATGCCAAGGAGATCTTCTCACGGGACAACATTGCTGTCAGCAAAATGGCTCCCACCGATCAGCAGGGCTGTGACTTAGGGCCTTAA